The proteins below come from a single Euleptes europaea isolate rEulEur1 chromosome 5, rEulEur1.hap1, whole genome shotgun sequence genomic window:
- the SGMS1 gene encoding phosphatidylcholine:ceramide cholinephosphotransferase 1 — translation MHVFTDEMKEVVLWSPKEVEDWLLENAVPEYCEPLEHYTGQDLISLTKEDFEKPPLSRVSSDNGQRLLYMIETLKMEHHIEAHKNGHANGHLIISTEAPTSENGFSEKTKLNGMPNGYRKEMIHIPMPEPERSQYPMEWMKTLLAFLYALCCFTFTTVTISVVHERVPSKEVQPPLPDAFFDHFDRVQWAFSICEINGLILVGLWFLQWMFLKYKSIIGRRFFCIVGTLYLYRCITMYVTTLPVPGMHFHCSPKLLGDWESHMRRVMKLLAGGGLSITGAHDMCGDYLYSGHTVMLTLTYLFIKEYSPRRLWWYHWICWILSIVGMFCILLAHDHYTVDVVVAYYITTRLFWWYHTMANQQVLKEASQTNLLAQVWWYRPFQYFEKNVRGIVPRSYHWPFPWPALQLGRQTKYSRLVNGT, via the exons ATGCATGTTTTCACTGATGAAATGAAAGAAGTCGTGCTCTGGTCACCCAAGGAGGTGGAAGATTGGCTGTTGGAGAATGCTGTGCCAGAATACTGTGAACCGTTGGAACATTACACGGGGCAGGACCTGATCAGTCTAACAAAGGAGGATTTTGAGAAGCCCCCTTTGTCACGCGTCTCTTCGGACAATGGCCAGCGCCTGCTGTACATGATAGAAACTTTAAAAATGGAGCACCACATCGAGGCACACAAAAACGGACATGCCAACGGGCACTTGATTATCAGTACAGAGGCCCCGACGAGTGAAAATGGCTTTAGCGAGAAAACCAAACTGAATGGGATGCCAAATGGTTATAGAAAGGAAATGATACATATCCCCATGCCAGAGCCCGAGCGTTCCCAGTATCCCATGGAGTGGATGAAGACTCTTCTGGCTTTTCTTTATGCACTTTGCTGCTTCACCTTTACCACAGTGACAATCTCAGTGGTTCATGAACGAGTGCCTTCCAAGGAGGTGCAGCCGCCCCTACCAGATGCTTTTTTTGATCACTTCGACCGGGTGCAATGGGCCTTTTCTATCTGTGAAATTAATGGATTGATCCTTGTAGGGCTCTGGTTTCTTCAGTGGATGTTCTTAAAATACAA GTCTATTATTGGCAGAAGATTTTTTTGTATAGTTGGCACGTTATACCTGTACCGGTGTATTACAATGTATGTAACTACACTTCCAGTACCTGGCATGCATTTCCACTGTTCTCCAAAG CTCCTTGGAGACTGGGAGTCGCACATGAGGAGGGTAATGAAGTTGCTTGCTGGAGGAGGGCTTTCTATCACAGGGGCCCACGATATGTGTGGCGACTACCTGTACAGCGGTCACACGGTTATGTTAACCTTGACGTATTTATTTATCAAAGAGT ATTCACCTCGGCGACTCTGGTGGTATCACTGGATTTGCTGGATTCTCAGCATAGTTGGGATGTTCTGTATTCTGTTGGCTCATGACCACTACACtgtggatgtggtggtggcttaCTACATCACTACAAGACTTTTCTGGTGGTatcacacaatggccaatcaaCAA GTACTAAAAGAAGCTTCCCAGACAAACCTTCTTGCACAGGTGTGGTGGTACAGGCCTTTCCAATACTTTGAAAAGAATGTTCGAGGCATTGTACCCCGGTCTTATCATTGGCCGTTTCCCTGGCCGGCCCTACAACTGGGTAGACAAACGAAGTACAGCAGATTGGTGAATGGCACATAA